A section of the Streptococcus oriscaviae genome encodes:
- a CDS encoding Lin0368 family putative glycerol transporter subunit: MKFLRSTVGYMIAGMIVMSVWGAFANTYGIAGGYFAAFIIIGPMWYMNHYHGLIKQDADAAFVDMGLAIAICGVFRDAFLYGFHTVVDSLPTILLVIVGATLGGLFAAKVEVDMEKD, from the coding sequence ATGAAATTTTTACGTTCAACCGTAGGATATATGATTGCAGGCATGATTGTGATGAGTGTCTGGGGAGCTTTTGCCAACACTTATGGCATAGCAGGTGGTTATTTTGCGGCCTTTATCATCATCGGCCCAATGTGGTACATGAATCATTATCACGGACTAATCAAGCAGGATGCAGATGCAGCTTTTGTTGACATGGGATTAGCCATCGCCATTTGCGGCGTCTTTAGGGATGCCTTCTTATACGGTTTTCATACCGTTGTTGATTCCCTTCCAACCATTCTACTGGTCATTGTCGGAGCGACTCTTGGAGGGCTCTTTGCGGCCAAAGTAGAAGTGGATATGGAAAAGGATTAA
- the glpK gene encoding glycerol kinase GlpK produces the protein MSTEKFIMAIDQGTTSSRAIIFNKKGEKVGSYQKEFTQIFPKPGWVEHNANEIWNSVQSVIAGSFIESGVRPDQIEGIGITNQRETTVVWDKETGLPIYNAIVWQSRQTAHIADQLKQDGYSELFHQKTGLVIDAYFSATKVRWILDQVPGAQERAEKGEILFGTIDTWLVWKLTNGACHVTDYSNAARTMLYNIKELKWDEEILALLNIPKAMLPEVKSNSEIYGTTAPFHFYGAEVPISGMAGDQQAALFGQLAFEPGMVKNTYGTGSFIVMNTGEEMQLSENSLLTTIGYGINGKVYYALEGSIFIAGSAIQWLRDGMRMIKESPESEELARNSTSNDEVYVVPAFTGLGAPYWNSDARGSVFGLTRGTSKEDFVKATLQSIAYQVRDVIDTMQLDSGIDISVLKVDGGAAMNSLLMQFQADILGIEIARAKNLETTALGAAFLAGLAVGFWKDLDELKELNAVGQSFQPAMNEARKEQLYKGWKRAVAATQLFAQVDDEA, from the coding sequence ATTCACCCAAATCTTTCCAAAACCAGGCTGGGTAGAACACAATGCCAACGAAATCTGGAACTCTGTCCAATCAGTCATCGCCGGCTCCTTTATCGAAAGTGGTGTCCGTCCTGATCAGATTGAAGGGATTGGCATTACCAACCAGCGGGAAACAACTGTCGTCTGGGATAAGGAAACCGGTCTTCCTATCTACAATGCCATCGTCTGGCAATCTCGCCAAACAGCCCATATCGCTGACCAGCTCAAGCAGGATGGCTACTCTGAACTCTTCCATCAAAAAACAGGTCTGGTCATCGATGCCTATTTCTCAGCGACTAAGGTGCGTTGGATTCTGGATCAGGTTCCGGGAGCTCAAGAGCGGGCTGAAAAGGGTGAAATCCTCTTTGGCACCATCGATACCTGGTTGGTTTGGAAATTGACCAACGGTGCTTGCCATGTGACCGATTATTCCAATGCGGCTCGAACCATGCTCTACAACATCAAGGAGCTCAAGTGGGATGAGGAGATTTTAGCCCTCCTCAATATTCCTAAAGCCATGTTGCCAGAGGTAAAATCAAACTCAGAAATCTACGGCACAACAGCCCCATTCCATTTCTATGGTGCAGAAGTTCCAATTTCAGGTATGGCAGGAGACCAGCAGGCGGCCCTCTTTGGTCAGCTAGCCTTTGAACCAGGTATGGTCAAGAACACCTACGGCACTGGTTCCTTCATCGTGATGAATACAGGTGAAGAGATGCAGCTTTCTGAAAACAGCCTCTTGACCACCATCGGCTATGGCATCAATGGCAAGGTCTATTATGCTCTGGAAGGCTCTATCTTTATCGCAGGTTCTGCTATCCAATGGCTGCGTGATGGCATGCGGATGATCAAGGAATCTCCAGAATCAGAAGAACTTGCCCGCAATTCGACCAGCAATGATGAAGTCTACGTCGTGCCAGCCTTTACAGGCCTCGGAGCCCCTTACTGGAACTCAGATGCCCGTGGTTCGGTCTTCGGTTTGACCCGTGGTACCAGCAAGGAAGATTTTGTGAAAGCAACTCTTCAATCCATTGCTTATCAGGTTCGGGATGTCATTGACACCATGCAGCTTGACTCAGGCATCGACATCTCTGTCCTCAAAGTTGATGGTGGGGCAGCAATGAACAGTCTGCTCATGCAATTCCAGGCTGATATTCTCGGTATCGAAATTGCCCGCGCCAAAAACTTGGAAACGACCGCTCTTGGAGCAGCCTTCTTGGCCGGTTTGGCAGTTGGCTTCTGGAAGGACTTGGATGAGTTGAAAGAATTGAATGCCGTTGGTCAATCCTTCCAACCAGCTATGAACGAAGCCCGCAAGGAACAACTTTACAAGGGTTGGAAACGAGCCGTTGCAGCGACCCAATTATTTGCTCAAGTGGATGACGAAGCCTAA
- a CDS encoding Lin0368 family putative glycerol transporter subunit, whose amino-acid sequence MTIQQAIATVVGAFIFPFVIRMIWGKMVDNWGPIGGWVAAAMIVGTIWTLNHGVGLMTQTGDAWVDMGLAAGVGVFVASVARGGKIGKAKLNLLAALVGGILGGLILSFIL is encoded by the coding sequence ATGACAATTCAACAAGCCATTGCAACAGTAGTAGGAGCTTTTATCTTTCCATTTGTTATCCGCATGATTTGGGGAAAAATGGTTGATAACTGGGGTCCCATCGGTGGTTGGGTAGCAGCTGCTATGATTGTAGGAACCATCTGGACACTCAACCACGGTGTCGGTCTCATGACCCAAACAGGCGACGCTTGGGTAGATATGGGATTGGCAGCAGGAGTCGGTGTCTTCGTTGCCTCAGTAGCCCGTGGCGGCAAGATTGGTAAAGCCAAACTCAACTTACTGGCAGCCCTTGTTGGCGGTATTTTAGGTGGGCTAATCCTCTCATTTATTCTATAA
- the pepF gene encoding oligoendopeptidase F, with protein MTNAMPKRQDIDVQLTWNTDLIFPTQEDFKLALADYKSSVETFEKTYKGQLTDLETIVAALKHYETLAILRGKLFNYAFLPLEVDKFNTELASLANEFQLVAAIVAPLLSFLETELALLDQALLEAVIADQPQWTSYIQEIIRFKPHQLHPLQEELLASFAPTFDQPYLNYGTTKFEDMTFENFEANGQTYGNSYVLFENDYEISHDTELRRKSAASFYSTLKKYKNTTAATYLSHIKNEQIEAKLRGFQSTIDYLLFQQNVSRDLFNRQIDVIMKELAPHMRRYVKLVAKAHNLETITHADLKISLPSDYNQRITPEDSKQFLIDCLGVLGEDYVKMIERSFDERWTDFAQNEGKATGGFCATLYDGPSYILLSWTGLMNEVLVLAHELGHAGHFQLAKKQSILNYEPSLYFIEAPSTANEVLTCNTLLKQNQDPGFQAYLISELISRTYFHNMVTHLLEAAFQREVYTRLDKDEYLNGDILCQIKLDVIKEFWGEDFEIGEDAGLIWMRQPHYYLGLYPYTYSAGLTIGTAMAKQLEENPEAVVERWLETLSLGASMSAQDLAKYAGVDVSTDQPLKETIAYVGSLVDKLEELV; from the coding sequence ATGACAAATGCGATGCCAAAACGTCAAGATATTGATGTTCAGCTAACTTGGAACACTGATCTGATTTTTCCAACACAAGAAGATTTCAAGCTTGCTCTTGCAGATTACAAATCTTCAGTAGAAACGTTTGAGAAGACCTATAAGGGGCAGCTCACCGACCTTGAAACCATCGTGGCAGCCCTAAAACATTATGAAACTCTGGCTATTTTAAGAGGGAAACTCTTCAACTATGCCTTTTTGCCACTTGAAGTGGATAAGTTTAATACGGAATTAGCTAGCTTGGCAAATGAGTTCCAATTGGTAGCTGCTATTGTGGCGCCACTTCTATCCTTCCTTGAAACAGAACTTGCTCTTTTGGATCAAGCACTCCTGGAAGCGGTGATTGCTGATCAGCCACAGTGGACTTCCTACATTCAAGAAATCATTCGCTTCAAGCCGCATCAGTTGCACCCACTCCAAGAGGAGTTGCTGGCAAGCTTTGCTCCTACTTTTGACCAACCTTACCTGAACTACGGTACTACTAAGTTTGAAGACATGACCTTTGAAAACTTTGAAGCCAATGGTCAGACCTACGGTAACAGCTATGTGCTTTTTGAGAATGATTATGAAATCAGCCATGATACTGAACTTCGTCGCAAGTCTGCTGCTAGTTTCTACTCTACCCTCAAGAAATATAAGAATACTACTGCTGCAACCTATCTTTCACATATCAAGAATGAGCAAATTGAAGCAAAGTTGCGCGGATTCCAATCAACCATTGACTACTTGCTCTTCCAACAGAATGTATCTCGCGATCTCTTCAACCGTCAAATTGATGTGATCATGAAAGAATTGGCACCGCATATGCGTCGCTATGTTAAATTGGTCGCAAAAGCTCATAATCTGGAAACTATTACACACGCTGACCTAAAAATCAGCCTTCCTTCTGATTATAATCAGCGGATTACTCCTGAGGATTCCAAACAATTTCTAATTGACTGTTTAGGAGTTCTTGGAGAAGACTACGTTAAGATGATTGAGCGCTCTTTTGATGAGCGGTGGACCGACTTCGCCCAAAATGAAGGCAAGGCAACGGGTGGTTTCTGTGCTACTCTCTATGATGGCCCATCCTATATCCTGCTTTCTTGGACTGGTCTAATGAATGAAGTCTTGGTCTTGGCCCATGAGCTAGGACACGCAGGACACTTCCAGCTAGCGAAAAAGCAAAGCATTCTCAACTACGAGCCATCTCTCTACTTCATCGAAGCGCCATCTACGGCCAATGAAGTCTTGACCTGCAATACCTTGCTCAAACAAAATCAGGATCCCGGTTTCCAAGCCTATCTTATTAGTGAGTTAATCAGCCGTACCTACTTCCACAACATGGTGACCCACCTCTTGGAAGCAGCTTTCCAACGTGAAGTCTACACTCGTTTGGACAAGGATGAATACCTCAATGGTGATATTCTTTGCCAGATTAAGCTGGATGTCATCAAGGAATTCTGGGGTGAGGACTTTGAAATCGGTGAAGATGCTGGTCTCATCTGGATGCGTCAACCACACTATTATCTAGGCTTGTACCCATATACCTACTCAGCTGGTTTGACCATCGGTACTGCCATGGCCAAACAACTAGAAGAAAATCCTGAAGCTGTGGTTGAAAGATGGCTTGAAACTCTTTCACTCGGAGCTAGCATGTCTGCACAGGACCTTGCTAAGTATGCCGGTGTGGATGTTTCAACAGACCAACCACTTAAAGAAACCATCGCCTATGTAGGTTCCTTGGTGGATAAACTGGAGGAATTGGTTTAG
- the glpO gene encoding type 1 glycerol-3-phosphate oxidase has translation MEFSKETRRLAIEKMQDRQLDLLIIGGGITGAGVALQAAASGMETGLIEMQDFAEGTSSRSTKLVHGGLRYLKQFDVEVVSDTVSERAVVQQIAPHIPKPDPMLLPVYDEEGSTFSLFRLKVAMDLYDLLAGVNNTDLANKVLTKEEVLEREPHLKQEGLLGGGVYLDYRNNDARLVIENIKRAAKDGALIASRVKAESFIKDEAGKVVGIVARDLLTDSTFEIRARLVINTTGPWSDEVRNLGGEGSGILQMRPTKGVHLVVDSSRLSVPQPTYFDTGQADGRMVFVLPRENKTYFGTTDTDYTGDLANPMVTQEDVDYLLAIVNNRFPEAHLTLDDIESGWAGLRPLLSGNGASDYNGGNNGKISDESFNSLIETVKAYLNQEKSRDDVEHDLTHLEGSVSEKTLDPSAVSRGSSLDRDDNGLLTLAGGKITDFRKMAEGAMDKVAAILKEEHGRSFKLINSKTYPVSGGELNPANVAEEIEHLAQLGVKKGLAYEDALYLANLYGSNAPKVYALNHKIEAVSDLNQRDLLSLHYAMKEEMTLTPVDYLLRRTNYMLFMREQVDTVLPDILLEMAAYYQWTDEEVANHKDLLIEALTKNDLTYLKDR, from the coding sequence ATGGAATTTTCAAAAGAAACTAGACGATTAGCCATTGAAAAAATGCAAGACCGCCAGTTGGATCTCTTGATTATAGGAGGAGGTATTACTGGGGCAGGCGTGGCCCTTCAAGCAGCAGCCAGCGGAATGGAAACGGGCTTGATTGAAATGCAGGACTTTGCAGAAGGTACTTCCAGCCGTTCCACCAAGCTGGTCCATGGCGGCCTGCGCTATCTCAAGCAATTTGATGTAGAGGTGGTTTCCGATACTGTTTCGGAACGGGCAGTTGTTCAGCAGATTGCTCCTCATATTCCAAAGCCAGACCCTATGTTATTGCCTGTCTATGATGAAGAAGGTTCAACCTTTAGCCTCTTCCGCCTTAAAGTAGCCATGGATCTCTATGACCTCCTGGCTGGTGTCAATAACACAGACTTGGCCAACAAGGTTTTAACCAAAGAAGAAGTCCTGGAAAGAGAACCTCATCTCAAACAAGAAGGCTTGCTCGGCGGCGGTGTCTATCTGGACTATCGCAATAACGATGCCCGTCTGGTCATCGAAAATATCAAGCGCGCAGCTAAAGACGGGGCCTTGATTGCCAGCCGAGTAAAGGCAGAATCCTTCATCAAGGATGAAGCTGGAAAGGTTGTCGGTATTGTCGCTCGTGACTTGCTGACAGACAGCACTTTCGAAATTCGTGCCCGCCTGGTCATCAATACAACAGGACCATGGAGCGATGAAGTCCGCAATCTTGGCGGAGAAGGTTCAGGTATCCTTCAAATGAGACCAACCAAGGGGGTTCACCTGGTGGTGGACAGTTCCCGCTTGTCTGTACCGCAGCCAACCTATTTCGATACAGGACAGGCTGATGGACGCATGGTCTTCGTCCTACCGCGGGAGAATAAGACCTACTTTGGAACAACCGATACGGACTATACCGGTGATTTGGCCAATCCAATGGTCACCCAAGAAGATGTTGATTACCTCTTGGCCATTGTCAACAACCGCTTCCCTGAAGCACATCTTACTCTTGATGACATCGAAAGTGGCTGGGCTGGCCTTCGTCCTCTCCTTTCAGGAAACGGAGCTTCAGACTACAATGGTGGGAATAACGGCAAAATCAGCGATGAAAGTTTCAACAGCCTAATTGAAACCGTCAAAGCCTACCTGAACCAGGAAAAGAGCCGCGATGATGTCGAGCATGATTTGACCCATTTGGAAGGTAGCGTATCTGAGAAAACGCTGGATCCTTCGGCGGTATCCCGTGGTTCGTCCCTTGACCGAGATGACAACGGCTTGCTCACCCTGGCTGGTGGTAAGATTACAGATTTTCGTAAGATGGCCGAAGGGGCCATGGACAAGGTAGCAGCTATCTTGAAAGAGGAACATGGCCGCAGCTTCAAGCTTATCAATTCGAAAACCTACCCAGTTTCAGGTGGTGAACTCAACCCTGCCAATGTTGCAGAAGAAATCGAGCACCTGGCTCAGCTGGGAGTGAAAAAAGGTCTTGCCTACGAAGATGCCCTCTATCTGGCCAATCTTTATGGCTCAAACGCACCAAAAGTCTATGCCCTCAACCATAAAATTGAAGCGGTATCTGACTTGAACCAGCGTGACCTCCTGTCGCTTCACTATGCCATGAAAGAAGAGATGACCTTGACACCAGTTGATTACCTGCTCCGCCGGACCAACTACATGCTCTTTATGCGGGAACAGGTGGATACCGTCCTACCAGATATTTTGCTGGAAATGGCGGCCTACTACCAATGGACAGATGAAGAAGTAGCAAATCATAAAGATTTACTAATAGAAGCGTTAACTAAGAATGATTTGACCTATCTGAAAGATAGATAA